A single Bifidobacterium asteroides DNA region contains:
- a CDS encoding YbaK/EbsC family protein, whose product MAMRELLDGLRTNWRVVQHPPLDTIDQGMELGIADLLGLSVENLSKFLLLEDAGGLLMLLVSKGIVRPDLHQVREVVGCRRLHMASAATLHQCLDTVPGRVSLLDLARKLASRVFILPES is encoded by the coding sequence ATGGCTATGCGAGAGCTACTGGACGGTTTGAGGACGAATTGGCGCGTCGTTCAGCATCCGCCCTTGGACACTATCGACCAGGGCATGGAACTGGGCATTGCTGATCTGCTGGGGCTCTCTGTAGAAAACCTCTCCAAGTTCCTGCTGTTAGAGGACGCTGGAGGTCTGCTAATGCTTCTGGTGTCCAAGGGCATAGTGCGCCCTGATTTGCACCAGGTGCGGGAAGTGGTCGGATGCCGAAGGCTGCACATGGCCTCGGCTGCCACCCTGCACCAGTGTCTGGATACGGTGCCGGGCCGGGTCTCGCTGCTGGATCTTGCTCGGAAGCTGGCATCCCGGGTGTTCATACTGCCGGAGAGTTGA